From Sardina pilchardus chromosome 9, fSarPil1.1, whole genome shotgun sequence, a single genomic window includes:
- the cnbpb gene encoding CCHC-type zinc finger, nucleic acid binding protein b codes for MSSNECFGCGRTGHWIKNCPNAGRGRSKGRGRGKDLFCYRCGEPGHVARDCERTEDACYNCGRSGHISRDCKEPKKEREQCCYNCGKAGHMARDCDHANEQKCYSCGGFGHIQKGCEKVKCYRCGEIGHVAVQCSKASEVNCYNCGKAGHLAKECTIEATA; via the exons ATGAGCAGCAACGAGTGCTTTGGGTGCGGCCGCACAGGCCACTGGATCAAGAACTGTCCGAATGCTGGACGTGGGCGCAGCAAGGGCCGTGGCCGTGGCAAAG ATCTGTTCTGCTACCGTTGTGGAGAGCCAGGCCACGTGGCCAGGGACTGCGAGCGGACTGAGGACG CATGCTACAACTGTGGCAGGAGTGGTCACATCTCCAGAGACTGCAAGGAGCCCAAGAAGGAGCGCGAGCAGTGCTGCTACAACTGTGGCAAGGCCGGCCACATGGCACGCGACTGTGACCATGCCAACGAGCAGAAGTGCTATTCCTGTGGGGGCTTTGGCCACATCCAGAAAGGCTGTGAAAAAGTCAAGTGCTACAG gtgTGGAGAGATCGGCCACGTGGCGGTCCAGTGCAGCAAGGCCAGTGAGGTGAACTGCTACAACTGCGGCAAGGCCGGGCACTTGGCGAAAGAATGCACCATCGAAGCCACTGCCTAA